The Pontibacter sp. SGAir0037 DNA segment CCGAAGGAAAAGAAGATGAGCTGTTCGGGCGCTTACAGCAGAAACTGGGTAAAACAAAAGATGAGATTGTCAGATTGATTTCTGATTTATAACAGCTGATAAGCAGCTAACACGAAAGCTCAACTACTTCTATAGTTGAGCTTTCGTGTTGTTTACCTGTTTGTAATGTTGGCAACTGCATAAGTTGCTGAATATGACTTCTGTTTCAAATGTAAAGGTTTTTAACTAATTTGGAAGAAAAGTAAAATATAGATATAACTTAATGCTGTGCATCATCGTTATTAAATCAATTACCCAGGAAATAGAACTTTAACCAAATTTAATCTTATACAACTATGAAGGACAATAGCGGAAAAGTAATACTCGCTTTATTGGCTGGTGCTAGCGCTGGTGTTATTGCAGGCTTGTTAATGGCTCCCGACACTGGTGAACAAACCAGAACAAGTGTTAAAAAATGGGCTACTAAACTGAGCAAAGACCTGGAGAAAAACCTGCAGGCCGGTTTAGACGAAATCAAGAACATGAGCAACGACACATTAGATAAGCTTTCTACCGCTGCGAAAGACTTTTCAGGCAAAGCGACAGACACAGCTTCTGATGTAGCTGAGAAAGCAACAGATACTGTGAAAAATGCTACCGGTGGTACTGCTAAAACCGGAGGTACTTCAACTGGTACTGGTGCAGGTACAACTGCAACAGGTGGCGGAAACGCTTAATGGCATGCTGCTTTTGCAGTACACATTAAAGATCTGATAAAGATATTGCGGCACTATGTAAGCGAGTTAAGCTTATGTAGTGCCGCGCAATTTTCGGCCTGTTCTACAACAAGAGCAGGCCGCTTCTGTTTACATCTGGTATGCCTGCTGATAACTTTCAGGCTAGTAACACGTTATTTTAATATAGAAGCTTTTTATAGTTTCTTGATTAAATTGAAAGATGCAATACTATGAAAACAAAAAAGGCAAGTACAACAAGTGCAGAATCAACAACAAGTGCAGCTACTTACGATAGGTTAGGCTTTCGCATTCATACTCCGCAAAAAGAGGAGGCGAAAGAAAGTGCAGGTATAAGTGAGGCGCCTGGCATGATAAAACGTACTATCGAGCGCACCATGAAAGGAAAGACCACAGCTAAAAGCAGTAATACCGGCACATTAGTGGCGAGTGTGCTGGCCGGAGCAGGTGTGGGAGCTTTAGCCGCTGTATTACTGGCGCCGGAAAAAGGGAAAGTACTTCGTACTCAGATTGCTAATTCTGCAGGAGAAGCCGGAGACCTGGTAACACAGCAGATGACAAAAGTGATGGATACCTGCAAAAGCACGATGAACACCTGGACGGGCAAAGTAAAAACCATGGCAAACGGAGCTACATCCGGTAATGGTAAAAGCGAGACAGGTACAGATGATCCCGCCAAATCAAATCCAAGATATTTCTAAGAATATAAAACAACAAGGCCCGGCTACTTCAGTAGCCGGGCCTTGTTGTTTTACAATAGTATCATTATTATTCTTCGTGCTTCTCAGGCTTCATCTGAGGGAAGAACAGTACATCCTGTATAGAATGCGAGTTGGTCATGATCATGGATAAACGGTCTATACCTATTCCAAGACCTGCGGTTGGCGGCATGCCATACTCAAGTGCGCGCAGGAAGTCCTCATCCAGCACCATTGCTTCCACATCACCGCGTTTACCTAGCTCCAGTTGCTCCTCAAAACGGGCACGCTGATCGATTGGGTCGTTTAGCTCAGAGAAAGCATTGCAGATCTCTTTGCCGTTGCAGATGGCCTCGAAACGCTCTACCAAGCCCGGCTTGCTACGGTGCTTCTTCGCCAGCGGGCTCATTTCTACAGGATAATCTGTAATGAACGTCGGCTGAATCAGGTAAGGCTCGCAGGTTTCGCCAAAGATCTCGTCGATGATTTTGCCTTTACCCAGCTTCGGATCCACTTTAATGCCCAGTTTTTCTGCCGTCTGGCGTAGCTCCGGCTCTTCCATCTCCGAAATATCAATTTTCGTGAAATGCTCTATGGCTTCGAACATCGTAAAACGTTTCCAGGGGCGCTGGAAGTTGATGATGTTTTCGCCCACTTGCACCTCTGTTGTGCCGTGCAGGTCCATAGCAACTTTCTCCACCATTTCCTCTACCAGGTCCATCATCCAGTTATAGTCTTTGTAGGCGACATACAGCTCTACCTGCGTAAACTCCGGATTATGGAAGCGGCTCATGCCTTCGTTGCGGAAGTCTTTGGCAAACTCAAATACTCCGTCGAAACCGCCTACGATCAGGCGCTTCAGGTACAGTTCGTTTGCAATACGCAGGTACAGGGTCATGTCCAGCGTGTTGTGGTGCGTTTTAAAAGGTCGAGCTGCCGCGCCACCGTACAATGGCTGCAGGATAGGCGTTTCCACTTCTAAATAGCCTTGGCCACTCAGGAAGCTGCGCATCGAGTTTACCAGTTGCGTACGCTTTTTAAATGTCTCACGTACTTGCGGGTTCACGATCAGGTCTACGTAGCGCTGGCGGTAACGCAGTTCCGGGTCAGTAAAGCCGTCGTACACATGCTCTACGCCGTTTTCATCTATTTCACGCTTTACAACAGGAAGCGGCTTCAGCGATTTTGTCAGAAGTTTAAGTTCGGTTACGTGCACCGAAATTTCACCTACCTGCGTTACAAAGGCGTATCCTTTTATACCGATAAAGTCACCGATGTCCAGCATCTTCTTGAACACCGTGTTGTAAAGGTCTTTATTCTCGCCGGGAGCAATGTCATCGCGCGATACATAGATCTGGATACGGCCTGTGCTGTCCATCAGCTCGGCAAAAGAAGCCTTACCCATAATGCGGCGGCTCATTAAGCGGCCAGCCAGGCTTACTTCCTGATAATTATTCTTTTCCTTATCGAAATTATCCTTTATTTCTTTGGCAGTGGCAGTAACTTCATATAATTCGGATGGATACGGGTTGATGCCCATTTTCTCCAACTCTTCGCGCTCGTGGCGTCTGCGTAGTTCCTGTTCGCTCAATTGCATGCGATTATCTACTAAAAGTGAATGGTTTAGATATAAAGTGCAAAATTGCTAAATAAACAGCAGCTTTTAAAACTATAAGGGCTCAATTGTTCGGCTCTTCAATATTTTGCCTAAATTAACGGTACTATGGCGAGTAACGAAGCTGTAGTCTGCTTTTTAATGTGGCGATGCCTGTTTAAGTGTTTCTGTGCAGGTATAAGTTTGTCGTAAATTCCCCCTGCTTTTGGCACCTTTGCCCCTCGACCTGTTGGTATACTCCGCCTAAATTTGTAATATCAATAAGGCAAATTTAAACCGTTTATACGATGGAAAGTACAGCAGCAAACACCGCTATTACAGTAGAAACAACCGTGCAGGCTCCGGTAGAAAAAGTTTGGAGGTTCTGGACCACACCACACCACATCACACAGTGGAACAATGCCTCCGACGATTGGCATACCCCGCGGGCAGAAAACGATCTCCGCGTGGGCGGCAAGTTCCGGTGCAGGATGGAGGCCAAAGACGGCACCATGGGGTTTGACTTTGAGGGCACCTATACGGCTGTGGAAGAGCACCAACTTATAGCGTATGTTTTGGAGGATAACCGGAATGTGAAGATAGTGTTTGCACCTGCTGAAGAAGGAACCACGGTAACTGAAACCTTTGATGCCGAACAAACCCACTCCGTAGAAATGCAGCAAACCGGCTGGCAAGCAATATTGGATAACTTTAAAAAGCACGTAGAGAAAAACGGAATGCCGGAACGCCTGCATTTTGAGGTAAGCATTGGGGCCAGTGCCGACAAAGTATACCGCACCATGCTCGAGAAAGAAACCTACACAGCATGGACTTCTGTGTTTAACCCCACCTCTTATTACGAAGGCTCCTGGGCGCAGGGCTCCAGAATTCAGTTCCTGGGAACAGGAGAGGACGGCGCAGTAGGCGGTATGGTAAGCAGGATAAAGGAGAATATCCCAAATAAGTTTGTGAGCATCGAACACCTGGGGCTGGTGCAAAACGGTGCCGAAGTAACCAGCGGCCCTGAAGTGGAAGGCTGGGCAGGAGCACTGGAAGACTATACCTTTACAGAAGCTGGCGAAGAAACCATTGTAGCCGTGGATGTCGACAGCAATGAGGAGTTTAAGGATTTTTTTAATGAAACATGGCCCACGGCATTGCAAAAGCTAAAGGCTCTTTGCGAAACAGAGGCATAGGTTGTAATGCAAATTTATTTTAAACCTTCAAGGATCAGACAAAACGATGGCGACCGCAAGCACCTATCTCAATTTTGCAAACCACTGGATGTTTAACTGCAGCGAGAAGAAATAATGATGAGACATCATGCTATTTATCCTTGCCTCTGGTTTGATGGTACAGCCAAAGAAGCGGCTGAGCTTTACCTGACCGCCTTTCCCTACGGCAGCATCATAGCTGATACACCCATGGTGGTTACCTTTGAGCTGGCCGGGCATAAATTTATGGGGCTGAATGGTGGCCCTATGTTCAGGCCCAACCCATCTGTTTCGTTTAACATGTACTTTGAGACGGCAGACGAGCTGGCACAGGCCTGGAACAGGCTGTCGGCAGGGGGGCAGGTGCTGATGGCTTTGGGCGACTACCCGTGGAGCAGGCAGTACAGTTGGGTGCAGGACAAGTTCGGTGTAAACTGGCAGCTGTCGCTCAGAAATAAAGAGGTGCCGCAGCAGCCGTCGACAGCATTTATGTTTACAGGTTCACAGGCAGGCAAAGCCGGGGAAGCTATCCGGTTTTACACAAGTGTATTTGAGCCTGCCAGTATGGGAGAAATAGTTCGCTACGAGGCTACCGATCCTGATGTGGAAGGCACTGTAAAATACGCGCAGTTTACGCTGGGCCAGCAGGCATTTACAGCCATGGACAGTACGCTGGCGCATGCGTTTTGTTTTAGCGAGGGCAATTCGCTGGTAGTTACCTGCAACACCCAGGCAGAGATAGACTACTATTGGAGCAGGCTGAGCGAAGGCGGGCAGGAAGGCCGGTGCGGCTGGCTCAAAGACAAGTATGGTGTTTCGTGGCAGGTAGTGCCTGCCGTTTTGGAGCACCTTATGGCCGACCCTGAAAAAGCTCCGCGTGTAACCCAGGCATTTATGCAGATGAAGAAGTTCGAGATACAACAACTGGTAGAGGCGTAAACCATAGCAGGATTACCTTATTGCAGCAGAGGGCGGGCATGTAGTGTATGCGGCTCTAAAACAAAAAGCCCCGGCAGGCAGAACCCACAGAGGCTTTCATATATGTAGTAGACGATGATGCTTCTTAAGCGGCTGCACCAAGCCGGTAATCTTCGTCCTGCAGCAGCGGCTTTACCTTAGCGGCTAACCTGTCTGCCACAAAGTTGTTTTGCAGATGCTTAGGCAGTTGCTCGATAAAAGTGGTATACTGTTGCAGCCCCATTGCCTGTGCTACATAGCTTTCATGAATACCATTCAGATAGCTTACAATCTCCAACAGCGACTCATGGAAAAGCTTAAAGTCGATGTCGGCCTGCACAAAACGCTCTATCTCGCGGTGCGAGTTGGAGATGCGGAGCCTTCCCAGCAAATCGAACAGGGTGGTGTAGCCGATACGCCACGTAAGCTGCTGCCAGTGCTGCGGCCCAAATTTTTGCAATACTTCCCCTGTACGGCTGCTGCGGATAGCAGTAGCCGGATTTGCCTGCACCTGCTGCCTTAGGGCTTTGGCTTTCAGGCGGCGTGTGGTGCGTAAAAACTGTCCGATCTGTGCCTGTGCCTCCAGCTCCTTGCCTGCAATCTGCAGGCTGGGTTTATAGTGGGCCAGTGGCAAACGGTGCAGGTTAAAGTCGCCATAGTGGCCGGAGGCGTAGAAACTTACCGCCTGCGGATACGCATTCTTCACGACCAGCCGGCCCACCTCGCGCAGCACCAGGGCTTCGTTGTTAGACTGAACACCGCGCGTGTGCAGGAAAGCCTGCAAACCAGCAAACACAGTATAGTAAGCCTGCGGAAAAGTCCAGTGGAGGGCATTGCGCATATACTCAGCGTCGCCCAGCTCGGCTGTGGCACGCAGGGCATACTCTGTGCTCCAGCAGTTAAGCAGCAGGCGCTTCACAGCTTCTAGGTCCTTTTCTGCCACTTCAGAAGTAGCACCTCTAAAGAAAGCCAACTGATCCAGCCCATTACCCGCAGTGTTGTTGAGGTGGTAATTTATGGCGAAAAAGTAGTTGAGAAACACTTGCGCCGGAATAGATTTCTGCCACTCCTCGCCCTCGTGCTTCTGCTCTTCAGGGTACAGCGATAATACGTTTTCTTCGTCTCTCTCTTTCATATAAAGTAAACACTTTTATGCCCTCTTCAGTTGCATTATCTGTTATTTTTGCTATTATTTTTAGTAAAATATAGTATTGAAAATCAAATATTTATAAAAATTATGTGAGATAATGGCAAAAAATTTTAGTAAAGTTTAAGAATTGATTTTATTGCCTGGAAATAAGGTGCAAAGCTTGCTGAAACTGTTTGCTAAAACTGCTGAAGAGGGAGTGTGAAGTAACGCAGAAAGGCAATCCGGAGTACTAAGACATACCTGATACCGGACAGCCTATGGAGCTTTCATACATACTAAATAAACTGGGGGAGGAGCGAGAGCTATATTACAATGCGGTTGCGCCTCCGATTATGCAAAGCAGCAATTTTGCCTGTAAAACGGTAGCTGATTTACGGGAGGTATTGCAGCATGAGCCGGACGTGCCTTTTTATACCCGCGGCAATAACCCTACTGTAACTATACTGGAGCAGAAGATAGCTGCTTTAGAGGGAGCGGAGCATGCTATAGCTTTTGGCAGCGGCATGGCAGCTGTATCGGCAGCTGTGCTATCTCAGGTAAAAGCCGGAGACCATGTGGTGTGCGTGCAGAAACCTTATACCTGGGCCAATGCCTTAATGCGCAGATTCCTTCCTCGCTTTGGGATAGAAGTTACGATGGTAGATGGAACAGATGCAGAAAACTACAGAAAAGCTATAAAGCCTAATACAAAGCTGCTCTACATGGAGAGCCCCAATTCATTTACGTTTGAATTACAGGATATCGCCGCGGTAGCGGCCATTGCGAAAGAACATGGTTGTGCCACAATTATCGATAATTCGTATGCCACGCCGCTTTACCAGAATCCGATAGCCTTAGGTGTAGATTTGGTAGTGCATTCCTGCACAAAGTATATCGGAGGGCACTCAGATGTAATGGGGGGAATTGTTTGTGGAGCGAGAGCAGCCATAAATTCTATTTTCGAGAAAGAGTACATGACCCTGGGTGCAGTGCTCTCGCCCCATGATGCCTCGTTGCTCTTACGTGGCCTCCGGACGCTGCCTATACGCCTCGAGCGTATAGCTGTTTCAACGCGCAAGGTAGTAGCTTACCTGGAGCAGCACCCCAAGGTTGAGCGCGTGCTGTTTCCGTTTTCACCTGCGCACCCCCAGCACCAGCTGGCTCTTAAGCAAATGCGAAACAATGCCGGGCAGTTTTCACTCGTTTTAAAAGCGGAGAAGATGGAGCAGGTAGAGCTGTTTTGCGATAGCCTGCAGAACTTTCTGATGGCTGCATCCTGGGGAGGGCACGAATCGCTTATTTTTCCTGTGGCGGCTTCGTATAAACCTGGGGCATACAAAGCTTCGATGCCGTTCACCACGATAAGGTGTTATATAGGCCTGGAAGACCCGGATTTCCTGATACAGGATCTGGAACAGGCATTGGAGAAGGTTTAGCAATACAATTTAATAACTTAACTATGAAAAACATGGTAGAAACACCTCATATTGCCAATAATATACATGCTTCCGTACTGATTGGGTGCGGGCTAACCAGCTTCTTCTTTAACGAAAAGCGCCCCAAAACGGCTTTAATTGCGCCGGCAGTGGGCAGTGCTTTGCTGTTGATGAGCCCGGCCCTGAAAGCAGGAAACAGGAATATAGCACATGCTGCTGTAGGCCTTACTTCCGTGTTAGCCGTTACCACAGGGCAAATGCTGACAAAAGAACTGTGGCCTAAAAAAGAGGCAGGCGCTACTTTCCCGAAAGAGGTTCATAACCGCAGAGCAGCTGTGTTTGGTACCATGACATTAACAGGTCTGGCAGCTGTAGGAGTATATGTTGCAGGTTTTATTGCCAAGCGAAAGAAAATGAAATCAGCTATACTCTAGCTGCTTCAGATATACCTCAGGCGCTGATGTTGCGGAGCTGTAGCGGGCTAAGCAACCATATGTGATAATTGTAAGAGAGGAGTAGCTGTGTTTAAAGATGAAGAGCTTCTCCTCTCATAATTAGTAACCTGCAGCCGTATCATCGCCCCGAGGATCTGCGCCTGCTTCAAGCGTTTTATCCGGTCTGATTAATATAGCATCTACACGACCTATAGGGCCTCTATCTGTAAACCGATAGCCCTTCTGCTGTAGCGCAGCCCTTACTTTTTCTGACAGGGCTTCTGGCTCATGCTGTATATCATCCGGCAACCACTGGTGGTGGAAGCGTGGTGCTGTAACAGCGGCCTGCATGCCCATATCATGGTCCATTACATTGATAACAGTTTGAAATACAGATGTGATAATGGTGGAGCCGCCAGGGGTGCCTACTACCATGTAAAGCGCACCATCTTTCTCCAGGATAGTTGGAGTCATGGAGCTGAGCATTCGTTTACCTGGTGCAATAGCATTTGCCTGTCCTCCCACTAAACCGAACATATTAGGTACACCAGGCTTCGCACTGAAATCATCCATTTCATTATTCAACAGAAAGCCGGCACCCTGCACTACCACTTTAGAACCATAGCTGCCATTAAGGGTGGTTGTAACAGATACTGCATTCCCAAACGGATCTACTATGCTGTAGTGGGTGGTTTGTTCCGATTCCTGCACCTGTAACTCTCCAGCTTTTATCTGAGAGGATGGCGTAGCTTTTTCCAATGTAAAGTCTTGCATACGGGAAGCTAAGTAATGCTGGTTTAGTAGAGATGCTACGGGCACCTGTACAAAATCAGGATCGCCCATATAGGTTGCGCGGTCTGCATATACTCGCCTTTCAGCTTCCGTCATGACCTGAACAGCAGCAGTGCTTTGCCAGCCCAGCTTTTTCAGGTTATAAGGCTCTACCATTTGCAGGAGCTGGAGCAAAGCCACACCACCACTTGACGGAGGAGGCATAGATATTACGGTATAGTTTTTATAGTTTCCGCTGATGGGTTTTCGCCAGACAGCGTGGTAGTTTTTCAGGTCGTCGAAAGAAATCATACCGCCTCCTACACGCATTTCCCGCACTATAAGATCAGCAGTAGGACCTGCATAAAAGCCTTCACGGCCATTGTCTCTGATCTGCTCCAGCGTTTTGGCCAGCTCAGGAAGAAAAAGGGTGTCGCCTTGTTCCCAACGCGTATTGCTTACCAGATAAGGCAGATGCTTGTTGTGTGAGATAAATTTCTCTTTTGCACCGTTTAAACCGGTGGCTTCTTTTTCGGTTAATACCACGCCGCGTTTTGCCAGGTCTATGGCCGGTTGTACAAGTTCGGAAAAAGGAAGAGACCCGAGCTTTTGGTGTAGCTGTACCATACCATCTACAGTGCCAGGGATTCCGGCTGCCAGATGTCCGTTAATGCTTAAGCCTGCTATTACCTGGCCCGCACTGTCCTGGTACATGGTAGGAGTAGCTGCCGCCGGGGCCGTTTCCCGGTAATCGAGCGCCCCCGCCTCGCCGGTATGGTGCCTGTATACCAGAAAGCCTCCGCCGCCTATGTTGCCTGCTGCCGGATGGCAAACGGCTAAAGCAAATTGTGTGGCAATAGCAGCATCGTAAGCATTGCCACCCCGCTTTAATATTGCCAGACCAATGGCAGAGGCATCAGGATGAGCAGATACAACCATGGCTCTTTCTGCAACAAGCCCCGGTGCCTCTTTACCTGGTCTAGAGGTTGTTGTGCAGCTGTTGAGCAAAGCCAATACTATAAGCAGGTAAAAGACCTGGTATGTCTTCGGGAGAAAAGCAATCCTTGCCAGTTTTTGCATAGTACAGAAATGGAGTGAAGCAGGAAGATACAAAAAAAGCCAGCTACAAGCGTAACTGGCTTTTTAAAATGCTTATCTGAAAATTATTTCAAATCGTTTTTAATAATGGCTACAGCCTCTTCTACATAGATATCTTTTTGCAAAGATTTCAGGAAGTCTTTGTTTTTGGCAGCTGTTGCCGTATCGGTGGCCGCAGCCTGCAGGTCTTGCTTCAGCCTGTAAACATCCAGCACCGGTACTTCTTTCTGAGCTTCATCGAAACGTTTAGATTCTGCCTCCGCTTTTTTCTCTTCTTCTACATACTTTTTGAAGTTGAGAGAGCGAACGGTATTATCTGCCTGCTGCTTCATGCGTGTTCCGCTTTCTTTTATTAAGTTGAAGCTCTTGTTGCTCGCTATTCTTTTTTTGCTGTTCGCCTGAATTTGCGAAATATTTATTTTGCCGTTAGGCCATTGGCTGTACCTGGCAGGGCTAATCTCATCAAAAGCCAATGGATAATCCTGCTCCTTTTCACCAAACTCCAGGAAGCTATAAGCATCAGGCAGTTCAACGTCTGGTTTAACACCGCGTAGCTGTGTAGTACCACCGTTAATGCGATAGAATTTCTGTGTTGTAAGCTTTAAAGAACCCAGCGGTTTATACGGGTTAAACTGTGCAGGCAAGGCTTCATCCAACTCGATAAACTGCTGCACTGTACCTTTGCCAAAGGTCTGGCTACCTACAATTACAGCACGTTTATAATCCTGCATAGCAGCTGCCAGAATTTCAGAAGCGGAGGCACTGTTGGCATTTACCAGCACAACCAGCGGACCACTGTACTGCACCTGAGGGTCTCTGTCGTCGTAAGCAACGGTTTTACCTGCTGATGACTTTACCTGTACCACAGGGCCTCTTTCGATAAATAAACCAGCCATTTCTATAGCATCTCCTAAAGAACCGCCCCCGTTATTACGCAGGTCCAGTACCAGGCCATTTATACCTTCGCCTTTTAATTTTTCAATCTCACGCTTTACATCTTCGCCACTGTTGCGGCCATCTTCGCGACGCTCGAAATCGGCATAAAAGCTGGGAAGCTTAATATAACCAATTTTCTGGTTGCCATTGATAACGGCAGACTGAGCATAAGTTTCTTCAATTACAATAACATCACGAACAATTGGAATTAACCTGGTGCTACCATCCGGTTTTCTAACCGTTAAACGCACTTCTGTTCCTTTTTTACCACGTATCAGCTGAATAGCATCGTCCAAACGCATGCCTTCCACCACTACCGGCTCCTGATCGCCCTGACCTACTTTTTGAATGGCATCACCAGGCTTCAGATCGCCTTGACGGTAAGACGGGCTGCCAGGAACAATTTCCAATACCTTAATCTGGCCATCTTTTTCCTGCAGAGTGGCACCTATACCTTCTAAGCGGCCGGTAAAACCAATATCAAAATTAGCCTTGTCTTTAGGAGGGAAATACCCGGTATGCGGGTCATATACGTTTGTTACAGCATTGATGTAAATCGAGCGCCAGTCTTCATCGTTACGTTTCAGTAGGTGCTGGTAAAGGTCGTTATACGTTTTAGTAACACGCTCGCGTGCCTCTTTCTCCAACTGTTCGAAAGGCTTCGTTTCTTTCTTCTTGTCTTTTTCAGCGGCTTTCTGCTGTTGCTCCTGCATGTTAGACAGCTGCACCAGCGTCTGGTACTTAAGTTGCTTACGCCATGCCTCTTTTAAAGCCGCGGCGTCTTTTGCAAATGCCAGTTTCTTACCATCCAGCTCAATCGTTTCGTCTTTATTGAAATCGAAAGGCTTTGCCAGTATTTCCTTGTAGAAAGCTTCAGATTCTTTGATTCTTGTATTGATCAATTGAGCCGAGGCATCAAAAAATTCAAATGAACCGGCCCGCAGCTGATCGTCTATGGCTGTTTCGAACTTGCGAAGAGCAGCAACGTCAGACTCCAGCAGGAATTTCTTATTGTAATCGAGGCGCTCCAGGTACAGGCTGAACGCTTTTTTAGAAAAGTCGTCGTTTAGCTCGCTTGGCTGGTAATGCAGAGAACTGATGCCCTGCATAAGCGTCTTGATAAGAACCTCGTTTTTACCTTCCGGTGCTTTGGTCTTGTTGTACAGTATAAAAGATCCTGTTAGCAGGACAACTGCTAAAACGGATATTATTATTTTGAATCGGGTTGTCAAGGATAGCATCTATTTTATTTAATTGAACTTCTTAGAATAAGTACGCAAAAGTAGTGCCGCAGATTGCATGCACCCTTATATAAAGCTTTAGAACCGTAATGTAACGCAAAAAGTTATGAATCACAATCTGCAAGGTATAAGGCTCTTTAATATGTAGTTCTATACTGTGGTTTACGGAACCACACCTCCTAATAATATAACTATAGGACTTTATTTTTCGTTCTGACAAAGAATTGTTTAGGGTGTGGGCATGGTAATATTTCGTGCTTACAACCATGTATCTAGTTTTGGAAGGGCAGCGGTTTCTATGAAAAATATACTCTTTTTTGGTGATAGCCTAACGGCTGGTTACGGGTTGGTGGCTTCGCAGGCTTATCCTTCTTTAATACAGCAGCGCATAGATGCAAAGGAATTATCCTATAAAGTAATAAATGCCGGACTTAGTGGTGATACAAGTGCGGGCGGTGTGCATAGGGTGGAAAGATGGCTGCATGATAAAATTGACATATTTGTACTGGCTCTTGGCGCCAATGATGGCTTAAGAGGTA contains these protein-coding regions:
- a CDS encoding YtxH domain-containing protein, which gives rise to MKDNSGKVILALLAGASAGVIAGLLMAPDTGEQTRTSVKKWATKLSKDLEKNLQAGLDEIKNMSNDTLDKLSTAAKDFSGKATDTASDVAEKATDTVKNATGGTAKTGGTSTGTGAGTTATGGGNA
- a CDS encoding YtxH domain-containing protein, which gives rise to MKTKKASTTSAESTTSAATYDRLGFRIHTPQKEEAKESAGISEAPGMIKRTIERTMKGKTTAKSSNTGTLVASVLAGAGVGALAAVLLAPEKGKVLRTQIANSAGEAGDLVTQQMTKVMDTCKSTMNTWTGKVKTMANGATSGNGKSETGTDDPAKSNPRYF
- the lysS gene encoding lysine--tRNA ligase, whose translation is MQLSEQELRRRHEREELEKMGINPYPSELYEVTATAKEIKDNFDKEKNNYQEVSLAGRLMSRRIMGKASFAELMDSTGRIQIYVSRDDIAPGENKDLYNTVFKKMLDIGDFIGIKGYAFVTQVGEISVHVTELKLLTKSLKPLPVVKREIDENGVEHVYDGFTDPELRYRQRYVDLIVNPQVRETFKKRTQLVNSMRSFLSGQGYLEVETPILQPLYGGAAARPFKTHHNTLDMTLYLRIANELYLKRLIVGGFDGVFEFAKDFRNEGMSRFHNPEFTQVELYVAYKDYNWMMDLVEEMVEKVAMDLHGTTEVQVGENIINFQRPWKRFTMFEAIEHFTKIDISEMEEPELRQTAEKLGIKVDPKLGKGKIIDEIFGETCEPYLIQPTFITDYPVEMSPLAKKHRSKPGLVERFEAICNGKEICNAFSELNDPIDQRARFEEQLELGKRGDVEAMVLDEDFLRALEYGMPPTAGLGIGIDRLSMIMTNSHSIQDVLFFPQMKPEKHEE
- a CDS encoding SRPBCC family protein; this translates as MESTAANTAITVETTVQAPVEKVWRFWTTPHHITQWNNASDDWHTPRAENDLRVGGKFRCRMEAKDGTMGFDFEGTYTAVEEHQLIAYVLEDNRNVKIVFAPAEEGTTVTETFDAEQTHSVEMQQTGWQAILDNFKKHVEKNGMPERLHFEVSIGASADKVYRTMLEKETYTAWTSVFNPTSYYEGSWAQGSRIQFLGTGEDGAVGGMVSRIKENIPNKFVSIEHLGLVQNGAEVTSGPEVEGWAGALEDYTFTEAGEETIVAVDVDSNEEFKDFFNETWPTALQKLKALCETEA
- a CDS encoding VOC family protein, translated to MMRHHAIYPCLWFDGTAKEAAELYLTAFPYGSIIADTPMVVTFELAGHKFMGLNGGPMFRPNPSVSFNMYFETADELAQAWNRLSAGGQVLMALGDYPWSRQYSWVQDKFGVNWQLSLRNKEVPQQPSTAFMFTGSQAGKAGEAIRFYTSVFEPASMGEIVRYEATDPDVEGTVKYAQFTLGQQAFTAMDSTLAHAFCFSEGNSLVVTCNTQAEIDYYWSRLSEGGQEGRCGWLKDKYGVSWQVVPAVLEHLMADPEKAPRVTQAFMQMKKFEIQQLVEA
- a CDS encoding PLP-dependent aspartate aminotransferase family protein, with the translated sequence MELSYILNKLGEERELYYNAVAPPIMQSSNFACKTVADLREVLQHEPDVPFYTRGNNPTVTILEQKIAALEGAEHAIAFGSGMAAVSAAVLSQVKAGDHVVCVQKPYTWANALMRRFLPRFGIEVTMVDGTDAENYRKAIKPNTKLLYMESPNSFTFELQDIAAVAAIAKEHGCATIIDNSYATPLYQNPIALGVDLVVHSCTKYIGGHSDVMGGIVCGARAAINSIFEKEYMTLGAVLSPHDASLLLRGLRTLPIRLERIAVSTRKVVAYLEQHPKVERVLFPFSPAHPQHQLALKQMRNNAGQFSLVLKAEKMEQVELFCDSLQNFLMAASWGGHESLIFPVAASYKPGAYKASMPFTTIRCYIGLEDPDFLIQDLEQALEKV
- the ggt gene encoding gamma-glutamyltransferase; translation: MQKLARIAFLPKTYQVFYLLIVLALLNSCTTTSRPGKEAPGLVAERAMVVSAHPDASAIGLAILKRGGNAYDAAIATQFALAVCHPAAGNIGGGGFLVYRHHTGEAGALDYRETAPAAATPTMYQDSAGQVIAGLSINGHLAAGIPGTVDGMVQLHQKLGSLPFSELVQPAIDLAKRGVVLTEKEATGLNGAKEKFISHNKHLPYLVSNTRWEQGDTLFLPELAKTLEQIRDNGREGFYAGPTADLIVREMRVGGGMISFDDLKNYHAVWRKPISGNYKNYTVISMPPPSSGGVALLQLLQMVEPYNLKKLGWQSTAAVQVMTEAERRVYADRATYMGDPDFVQVPVASLLNQHYLASRMQDFTLEKATPSSQIKAGELQVQESEQTTHYSIVDPFGNAVSVTTTLNGSYGSKVVVQGAGFLLNNEMDDFSAKPGVPNMFGLVGGQANAIAPGKRMLSSMTPTILEKDGALYMVVGTPGGSTIITSVFQTVINVMDHDMGMQAAVTAPRFHHQWLPDDIQHEPEALSEKVRAALQQKGYRFTDRGPIGRVDAILIRPDKTLEAGADPRGDDTAAGY